A stretch of DNA from Pseudomonas sp. HN11:
TGTGGATAAGTCCGCCGAGGAACGTGCCGGTGGTCAACACCACGGATTGCGCGAAGAAACGCAGGCCCATTTGCGTGACAACACCGCGTACCTGGTCTTGCTCGACGATCAAGTCATCCGCCGCTTGTTGAAATATCCACAGATTCGGCTGGTTTTCCAGGGTTTCGCGCACCGCAGCCTTGTACAGGATGCGGTCGGCTTGAGCCCGAGTGGCACGCACGGCTGGGCCTTTGCGGCTGTTGAGCACGCGAAATTGAATACCACCCTTATCGGTAGCCATGGCCATCACGCCGCCAAGGGCATCGATTTCCTTGACCAGGTGGCTTTTGCCGATCCCACCAATGGCGGGGTTGCAACTCATGGCACCGAGAGTTTCCACGTTGTGCGTGAGCAACAGGGTTTTTACGCCCATACGTGCTGACGCCAGTGCTGCCTCGGTACCGGCATGACCGCCGCCGATGACGATCACTTCAAAACGGGAAGGGAAATCCACCACGCACCTCGTGCCTGCTTATGTAGGTAATCAGGAATTGTCTGTTGAAAGAGTTTTGCAGCTTTGGCGGCAAGTATAGGGACTTAGCCCCTCCTAAAGAACCCTTTGCACAAAATTTAACCAGCTGTGGATGAATCACAGACAATAGAAATTAAAAGAGAGAAATTTATTAAATCTTTGTTTTTATGTTTATTTCTACTGAGCATGATTTCTGTGGATAGATCTCTAAAAGCCTCTATTTACAAAGTGTACAGCGATTCAAAAGTCTGTGGTCATGTGCCAATGAGAGGATTGGATAAGTGCCTTAAGCCTGTGGATTAAACAGGTGATTATCCACAGATGGGTTTTTACTCAGGTTTCAGGCGTTGTTATCAACTGGGCACAGAGGCGGTTATTCACAGGGCTTAGTCCACAGAAATTGGTGAATCTGTGTGTATTTCGCCTACTACGAAGCCCGCTAAATCCCCCTACTCAGTGCTGGCCACTGCAAAAAGAGAGCTATTGTGAGAAATCCGCAGGGCAGTTAATAATAGCGATTATCATTAACCCATCTTGTCATGTCTTATGTCCCCTCCTTCGCACACCGCTGCAGTCCAGCACATCTACGAGCAACACCATTCCTGGCTGCACGGGTGGCTCAAAGGTAAGTTGCATAACGCTTGCGATGCGGCCGATGTAGCGCACGATACGTTCGTGCGCATTTTGGGCGGGCGTCATGCAGCGCAGATTCTTGAACCACGCCACTATCTGGCGACTGTCGCCCGTGGCTTGGTGATTGATCGCTACCGTCGACATGCCATCGAGCAGGCCTACAGGCAAACCTTGGCCGACCGGCCTGAAGCCATAGCTATCAGTGAAGAAGATAAGGCCATCATCATCGAGACCTTGGTCGCTGTGGATAAAGCCTTGTACGGACTTGGCGAGCGAGCGCGGCGAATCTTCATGCTGTCGCAGATTGAGGGGCTGACTTATCAACAGATTGCCGCTCAACTGCAGGTGTCATTGACCACAGTGAAGAAGCATATGATCCGAGCATTGACCGAGTGTTCGCTGATCATGGCCAGCCTGTAATGGCTGTACCCGATCGCAAGACTTTCGAAGCCGCCGCCAGTTGGTATGTGCGGTTTCAATCCCAACCACCCACTGCCGCCGAACGCCTGGCCTGGCAACAATGGATCAACGGCGATCCATCCCATCAGGCTGCATGGAACCAGATAGAACAGTTGCAGCGCAGCCTTGGCGCCCTGCCCCCGGACTTCACCCGTCGAGCCTTGTCGGCCACGCAACAACGCCGGCAGGTATTGAAGTGGATGCTCGTGCTGGGCGGCGCGGGTTATATGGGCTGGAATGTTCAGCAACACAGCCATGTAGGGGCCGACTACCGCACATCCATGGGCGAACGCCGGCGTATTGAATTGGCCGACGGCACGCGGGTTGATCTTAATACCAGCACTGCAATTGATGTGATGTACGACGGGCACCAGCGTTTAATCCGCCTGCGCGAAGGCGAGATACTTATCCACACCGGCAAGCTGGGCGGCCAGACGCCCTTTTATGTCGACACCCGCCAGGGCCGAATCCAGGCACTGGGGACCCGGTTTACCGTGCGTCAACTGCCAAACACCACGCGTGTCGGGGTGCTGGAGGACCGGGTAAGCGTGTCGCCCGGTGATCAGCCTGATCACGGCAGGCTGCTTGTCGCGGGCGAAAGTGCCGACTTTGATCGTCAGAACGTGGGACCGAACCACGACTATAGCGGGTCCCAATCTGCCTGGGTCGATGGTCAGTTGATCGTGCTGGATGCCCGACTCGGGGAGGTAATCGACGAACTTTCCCGCTATAGACCGGGTGTCCTGCAATGCGATCTGGCCGCCGCTCGCCTACGGGTTTCCGGGACCTTCCGTCTGGACTCCACCGATGCGGTACTGGGCAACCTGCAGGCGACTTTGCCGATTCAGGTGAGGTATTTCACGCGTTACTGGGTTTCGGTGACGCGAAGCGGGTGACCGAAAAAATTATCCACAAGGGGGTTATCTTTTTTTTGCCCGGATCGGCCCTACAGGTAACCACGACGCTACCTTCAGGGCTAACCCACTTATGCGCCTTCCTATCCAGTTCCGCCAGCGACTTTCCCTCCACGGCATGACCTATAGCCTCCTGCTCGGCACGGCTGCCACTGCCGGTGTCTTGCTATCCACAGATGTCATGGCCACCAGCGCGGTGCAACACTACGCCATTGACGCCGGCCCTCTGGACAGTGCCTTGAGCCAATTTGCAGCCAGGGCGAACGTGATCCTGTCTTTTTCGCCACAGCAAACCGCGCGATTGAGCACACCAGGCCTGGAGGGTGATTACTCGGTAGACCACGGTTTTGTAATGCTGCTGCAAAACTCGGGGTTACAAGCAGTGGTTCAGGCGCCCGGCAGTTATATCTTGCAGGCCGCTCCGACTGGCGAGCTCACACTCGCGCCGACCACCGTCAGTACTTATCAACAGGGTGGTTTCAATCAAGAGATTGCTGGGGATGTGGGCTACAAGGCACAAAGCAGCCGGATCGGCACCAAGACCAGCACGCCTCTGTCGGAAACGCCCCGTTCGGTCTCGGTTGTCACCGGCCAGCGTATCAAGGATCAGAAATCCCAGACCCTGACTGAAGTCCTGGGCTACGTGCCGGGCATCTTCGCGCCCCCCTTCGCCGCCGGCGATGGTTTGGCAGGTGACCTGTTTTTCATTCGGGGCTTCAATGCCACGGACTATGGCTACGGCCTGCTGCGTGATGGCCTACGTGTGCAGGGGAATAGGTACGACACTACTAGCGAGCCTTATGGCCTGGAGCGTGTTGAAATCTTCCGTGGTCCTTCTTCTCTGCTCTACGGTGAAAATGCCCCTGGTGGTTTGGTCAACCTGGTCAGCAAACACCCTACGGCTACGCCACAAGGCGAAGTGCAGTTGGGATATGGCTCGAATAACCGACGCCAGGTGGGTGTGGATATCTCGGGCCCGCTCAACGACAGCGGCAATATCCTTGGTCGAGTGGTGATGCTCGGTCGTAAGTCCGACACACAGACCGATCATGTCCCGGACGATCGCCTCTACATCGCGCCGTCCCTGACCTTGAATTTCGATGATTACAACACCCTCACCCTGTTGGCCAATTATCAGAAGGACCACACCAACCTGGAACTTGGCCTACCGGCTGCAGGTACCTTGCTCAAAAATCCCAATGGCAAGCTGTCCAAGCACACCCTGCTTGGCGATCCGGACTGGAATACGTTCGAGCGCGAAGCCTGGAGCACCGGCTATGAATTCAGCCACAGTTTCAACGACGATTGGCAGTTCCGTCAGAACTCACGCTACATGCAGTCGCGCATCAACCGCCATGAAACCTGGCCCAGCGCATTGAATAACCGCGGCTTCGGCACTCAGCTGAACATGACCGCCTACGACCGCTACAACAAATCGATGGTCTACTCGCTGGATAACCAACTGGAAGGCAAATTCCAGGTCGGTGGACTGGAGAACACTGTGCTGTTCGGCGCCAGCTACGACCGCACCTCGTTCAACCAGGATTGGGACGCGGGGTTTGCCGGCACCATCAATGTGTATAACCCGGTGTACCTGCGCGATCCGCTGACTCCGGTGGCGGTGCAAAACACATTGCTCGAACAGCAGATGAAAGGGGTTTATGCGCAGATCCAGAGCAAGTATGACCATTGGCTGTTTTTGCTCGGCGGACGCCAGGACTGGGTCGACAGCGATTTCCGCGACAAGGTGAACAAAGCCAGCAACACCAGCTCTGAAGACCGAAAGTTCACTTACCAGGGCGGAGTGATGTATCAGTTCGACAATGGCCTGACGCCGTATGTCAGCTATTCCACTGCTTTTGTACCGGTGCAGCAGATCTCCAACGCAGGATCCCCCTTAAAGCCGATCACCAGCAGCCAATATGAAGTGGGCGTGAAGTACGAGCCGATCGGCTGGGATACAGCGATGACCGTGTCGGTGTATGACCTGCGTAAAGAAGACGACACCTACCTTGACGCCACCACCAACAGTTACCGCCAGGTGGGCGAAAGTCGAGCCAAAGGTGCGGAAGTCGAGGTGAACAGCAATCTCACGCCCAACCTGAGCGTGACGGCTGCCTATACCTACACGGATGCGCGAATTACCAAAGACTCAGCGACCTCACTGGTCGAGGGCCGTCAGATGACGGGGGTTCCGCGTAACCAGGCCTCGGTGTGGGGTAAGTACCGTTTACTCGATGGCCAACTCAAAGGTTTGTCCCTGGGCGGAGGTGTGCGTTATTTCGACAGCACCTTTTCCTATACCGCGCCAACGCTCTACGGGAAGCTGGATGCGGGTAGCGTCACCTTGGTGGATGCGGCCATTGGCTACCAGATCGACCAGCACTGGTCAGTGGATGTGAACGCTAAAAACCTGTTCGACAAGGAATATGTATCCGGTTGCAACGATGCGGGCCGCTGTTACTGGGGTGACAGCCGTACCTTGCTCGGTACGGTGTCTTACAATTGGTAGAACGCTGTGGATAACTTGGCTATTTACCGATACAGAAGCTCGAAAAAATCCGCCCCAGCAAATCATCGGAGCTGAATGCCCCGGTGATTTCGCCCAACAGCTGCTGTGCCTGACGTAAATCTTCAGCCAGCAGCTCCCCTGCCCCTGCCAAGGTCAACTGTGCCCGGCCGTGTTCCAAGGCTGCGCTCGCATGGCGCAGCGCCTCCAGATGCCGGCGGCGCGCACTGAAGCTGCTTTCCGAGGTCTGCTCATAGCCCATGCAGGCCTTGAGGTGCTCGCGCAGCAGTTCCAGGCCTTCCCCCGCAGACTTGGCGCTCAGGCTGATCGTGACATGGCCATCAGCGCTGGTTTCCATCGCAATGGCTTCACCCGTCAGGTCGGCTTTGTTACGAATCAAAGTGACCTTGGCCGGGTCCGGCCGTTGCTCAAGGAATTCCGGCCACAACGCGAAAGGATCCACAGCCTCGGGCGCCGTCGCATCCA
This window harbors:
- a CDS encoding sigma-70 family RNA polymerase sigma factor translates to MSPPSHTAAVQHIYEQHHSWLHGWLKGKLHNACDAADVAHDTFVRILGGRHAAQILEPRHYLATVARGLVIDRYRRHAIEQAYRQTLADRPEAIAISEEDKAIIIETLVAVDKALYGLGERARRIFMLSQIEGLTYQQIAAQLQVSLTTVKKHMIRALTECSLIMASL
- a CDS encoding FecR domain-containing protein, which produces MAVPDRKTFEAAASWYVRFQSQPPTAAERLAWQQWINGDPSHQAAWNQIEQLQRSLGALPPDFTRRALSATQQRRQVLKWMLVLGGAGYMGWNVQQHSHVGADYRTSMGERRRIELADGTRVDLNTSTAIDVMYDGHQRLIRLREGEILIHTGKLGGQTPFYVDTRQGRIQALGTRFTVRQLPNTTRVGVLEDRVSVSPGDQPDHGRLLVAGESADFDRQNVGPNHDYSGSQSAWVDGQLIVLDARLGEVIDELSRYRPGVLQCDLAAARLRVSGTFRLDSTDAVLGNLQATLPIQVRYFTRYWVSVTRSG
- a CDS encoding TonB-dependent siderophore receptor, encoding MRLPIQFRQRLSLHGMTYSLLLGTAATAGVLLSTDVMATSAVQHYAIDAGPLDSALSQFAARANVILSFSPQQTARLSTPGLEGDYSVDHGFVMLLQNSGLQAVVQAPGSYILQAAPTGELTLAPTTVSTYQQGGFNQEIAGDVGYKAQSSRIGTKTSTPLSETPRSVSVVTGQRIKDQKSQTLTEVLGYVPGIFAPPFAAGDGLAGDLFFIRGFNATDYGYGLLRDGLRVQGNRYDTTSEPYGLERVEIFRGPSSLLYGENAPGGLVNLVSKHPTATPQGEVQLGYGSNNRRQVGVDISGPLNDSGNILGRVVMLGRKSDTQTDHVPDDRLYIAPSLTLNFDDYNTLTLLANYQKDHTNLELGLPAAGTLLKNPNGKLSKHTLLGDPDWNTFEREAWSTGYEFSHSFNDDWQFRQNSRYMQSRINRHETWPSALNNRGFGTQLNMTAYDRYNKSMVYSLDNQLEGKFQVGGLENTVLFGASYDRTSFNQDWDAGFAGTINVYNPVYLRDPLTPVAVQNTLLEQQMKGVYAQIQSKYDHWLFLLGGRQDWVDSDFRDKVNKASNTSSEDRKFTYQGGVMYQFDNGLTPYVSYSTAFVPVQQISNAGSPLKPITSSQYEVGVKYEPIGWDTAMTVSVYDLRKEDDTYLDATTNSYRQVGESRAKGAEVEVNSNLTPNLSVTAAYTYTDARITKDSATSLVEGRQMTGVPRNQASVWGKYRLLDGQLKGLSLGGGVRYFDSTFSYTAPTLYGKLDAGSVTLVDAAIGYQIDQHWSVDVNAKNLFDKEYVSGCNDAGRCYWGDSRTLLGTVSYNW